A single genomic interval of Luteolibacter yonseiensis harbors:
- a CDS encoding tetratricopeptide repeat protein has protein sequence MSDDLQNLFDDANGHLAVGEFDEAIVLYRTCVERDPSYFDGWHALGMALLKTGHVKEAIGCGLQAVTLEPNDLLAWTSLSQMYVRDGNIPEAEAAKGNARILSLGGRVVK, from the coding sequence ATGTCTGACGATCTCCAGAACCTTTTCGACGATGCCAACGGCCACCTCGCGGTTGGTGAATTTGACGAGGCCATCGTCCTTTACCGGACATGTGTCGAGCGGGACCCGTCCTACTTCGACGGCTGGCACGCCCTCGGCATGGCGCTGCTGAAAACCGGACATGTGAAGGAGGCGATCGGCTGCGGACTCCAGGCGGTCACCCTCGAGCCGAACGACCTTCTCGCCTGGACCAGCCTTTCCCAGATGTATGTCCGGGACGGCAACATCCCCGAAGCCGAGGCGGCGAAGGGGAACGCGCGCATCCTCTCGCTCGGCGGGCGGGTGGTGAAGTAA
- a CDS encoding Ldh family oxidoreductase gives MSEFLVIPRQDHDSLVIAAYESHGYTRDEATEGAKLAAEAARHGIRTHHALKALHLDHLFGSKAGGCVPGAEIEVLPSRFPASERWNANKKLGQAVAYRAIDRAIELADQYGIAQIAVDNCFHYLWGGGYVMEAAERGYYAYTNCTSTLAEVVPFGGKFPTLGTNPHSWGIPAWEEGGSPIVMDWATATVAMGRVQALKREGKSLPPGAAVDKDGNATTDPNEVAALLPFGGHKGYGMCLLNEIFGGLIGGSLPTLRGRKNDTPGEKTTAVFYFQIVHPDALSGDNFAHGRSQKENVKAIIDDVLGHGNDAAMLPGQIEAGFRKRSDAAGGILFTDAEVAEFNQLNAELGLPAWDVSKLARA, from the coding sequence ATGTCAGAATTTCTCGTCATCCCGCGCCAGGACCACGACTCCCTCGTCATCGCCGCTTACGAATCCCACGGTTACACCCGGGACGAAGCCACCGAAGGAGCCAAGCTCGCCGCCGAGGCCGCCCGTCATGGCATCCGCACCCACCACGCGCTCAAGGCGCTGCACCTGGACCACCTGTTCGGATCGAAGGCCGGCGGCTGCGTGCCCGGCGCGGAGATCGAGGTGCTGCCATCCCGCTTCCCGGCTTCCGAGCGGTGGAACGCGAACAAGAAACTGGGCCAGGCCGTCGCCTACCGCGCCATCGACCGCGCCATCGAGCTGGCCGACCAATACGGCATCGCCCAGATCGCTGTGGACAATTGTTTCCACTACCTCTGGGGCGGCGGCTACGTGATGGAGGCGGCCGAGCGCGGCTACTATGCTTATACGAACTGCACCTCCACGCTCGCGGAAGTGGTGCCCTTCGGCGGAAAATTCCCCACCCTCGGCACGAACCCCCACTCATGGGGCATCCCCGCATGGGAGGAAGGCGGCTCGCCCATCGTCATGGACTGGGCCACGGCCACCGTCGCCATGGGCCGCGTGCAGGCGCTGAAGCGCGAGGGCAAGAGCCTGCCCCCCGGTGCCGCCGTGGACAAGGACGGCAATGCCACCACCGACCCGAACGAGGTCGCGGCCCTGCTCCCCTTCGGCGGACACAAGGGCTACGGCATGTGCCTGCTGAATGAAATCTTCGGCGGCCTCATCGGCGGCTCCCTGCCGACCCTGCGCGGACGGAAGAATGACACTCCCGGGGAGAAAACCACCGCGGTGTTCTATTTCCAGATCGTCCACCCCGACGCGCTCTCGGGAGACAACTTCGCCCACGGGCGCAGCCAGAAGGAAAACGTCAAGGCCATCATCGACGACGTGCTGGGCCACGGCAACGACGCCGCGATGCTCCCCGGCCAGATCGAAGCGGGCTTCCGCAAGCGTTCCGACGCGGCGGGCGGCATCCTCTTCACCGACGCCGAGGTGGCGGAGTTCAACCAGCTCAACGCGGAGCTCGGACTTCCCGCATGGGATGTTTCCAAGCTGGCGAGGGCGTGA
- a CDS encoding peptidylprolyl isomerase has translation MSDIKITLHTTAGDINARIFASQVPVTSANFLNLATRGYYDGISFHRVIANFMIQGGDPTGTGSGGPGYKFADEIDRSLKHDKAGIFSMANAGPNTNGSQFFITHLPTPHLDGKHAVFGEVITGQDVVNKIAKGDKINSITIHEDTAALFESQKDNVEHWNSILDR, from the coding sequence ATGTCTGACATCAAAATCACACTCCACACCACCGCAGGCGACATCAATGCCCGGATCTTTGCCTCCCAAGTGCCGGTCACTTCCGCCAATTTCCTCAACCTCGCCACGCGTGGTTACTACGACGGAATCTCGTTCCACCGTGTGATCGCGAATTTCATGATCCAGGGTGGCGACCCGACCGGCACCGGTTCCGGCGGCCCGGGCTACAAGTTCGCCGACGAGATCGACCGCTCGCTCAAGCACGACAAGGCCGGCATCTTCTCGATGGCGAACGCCGGACCGAACACCAACGGCAGCCAGTTCTTCATCACCCACCTCCCCACCCCCCACCTGGACGGCAAGCACGCGGTCTTCGGCGAGGTCATCACCGGGCAGGACGTGGTGAACAAGATCGCCAAGGGCGACAAGATCAACAGCATCACCATCCACGAGGACACCGCGGCCCTGTTCGAGTCCCAGAAGGACAACGTCGAGCACTGGAATTCCATCCTGGACCGCTGA
- a CDS encoding SurA N-terminal domain-containing protein — protein MIENLRKYTGLMIVVFVILFISFFFLDSSSVRNMSSGRAMLKISGRTYDDKEVLTLGKNSFQLAYGLAGSGDFDFLQFASLLSNADQSDQAPEKFFIGRMILRQAKEEFGVYPGDEEISAYLRTLRIFAGPDQKFNAETYRNFVDKGMGHLGMTEKDLRDLASDVLAYKKIKDIVGTGLIVDRDAVTKNLALENQQVSGELAKLELAPFEEKLQPTEDEIRKFWENIQDSFTTEPKRKFTYIVVAPEPIAEAKVDDAPESLADAAASDEAKKAAAKKKEEDRAKAAAANAEARRTNQLTLDGKVDDFLFKLEEQKGEGFEALAKEYGWETKTTELFTRTAAPKELDLELRSSSRGGKTVDQLFLMDVTSDPFSKISPAVAVGENQWVVARLDSEEKSRAKTFEEARADARAQYISEKAAEALKTAANENITKIKTLLTGGKSFADAAKEVGLTETKAFTAVTSTYRPDGASEPQNLFEASRYAEPGTIADVITESDRAFILYVAKREVVKEADAAGRIDGEVLAATNRNETQAFNAWINTRIDDAKVEQLYKN, from the coding sequence ATGATTGAAAACCTCCGCAAATACACCGGCCTGATGATCGTGGTCTTCGTGATCCTGTTCATCAGCTTCTTTTTCCTCGATTCCAGTTCCGTGCGGAACATGAGCAGTGGACGGGCCATGCTGAAAATCTCGGGACGCACCTACGATGACAAGGAAGTCCTGACCCTCGGGAAAAACTCCTTCCAGCTGGCCTACGGCCTGGCCGGCAGCGGTGATTTCGACTTCCTCCAGTTCGCGTCCCTCCTGTCCAACGCCGACCAGAGCGACCAGGCTCCCGAGAAATTCTTCATCGGCCGCATGATCCTGCGCCAGGCGAAGGAGGAATTCGGCGTCTACCCCGGCGACGAGGAGATCTCCGCCTACCTGCGCACGCTCCGCATCTTCGCCGGACCGGACCAGAAATTCAACGCTGAAACCTACCGCAACTTTGTCGACAAGGGCATGGGCCACCTCGGCATGACCGAGAAGGACCTGCGCGACCTCGCCTCCGACGTGCTGGCATACAAGAAAATCAAGGACATCGTCGGCACCGGCCTGATCGTGGACCGTGACGCCGTCACCAAGAACCTCGCCCTGGAGAACCAGCAGGTCTCCGGAGAGCTCGCCAAGCTCGAGCTGGCACCGTTCGAGGAGAAGCTCCAGCCGACCGAGGACGAGATCCGGAAGTTCTGGGAGAACATCCAGGATTCCTTCACCACCGAGCCGAAGCGGAAGTTCACCTACATCGTCGTCGCTCCGGAGCCGATCGCGGAAGCCAAGGTCGACGACGCTCCCGAGTCCCTCGCGGACGCGGCCGCCAGCGACGAGGCCAAGAAGGCCGCCGCGAAGAAGAAGGAAGAGGACAGGGCCAAGGCCGCCGCAGCCAACGCGGAAGCCCGCCGCACCAACCAGCTCACGCTCGACGGCAAGGTGGACGACTTCCTTTTCAAGCTTGAGGAGCAGAAGGGCGAAGGATTCGAAGCGCTGGCCAAGGAATACGGTTGGGAAACCAAGACCACCGAACTCTTCACCCGCACCGCCGCTCCAAAGGAGCTCGACCTCGAACTCCGTTCCTCCAGCCGGGGCGGCAAGACCGTCGACCAGCTTTTCCTCATGGACGTGACCAGCGACCCGTTCTCGAAAATCTCCCCCGCCGTCGCCGTGGGTGAGAACCAGTGGGTGGTCGCCCGTCTCGACAGCGAGGAGAAGTCCCGCGCCAAGACCTTCGAAGAAGCCCGCGCCGACGCCCGCGCCCAATACATCTCGGAAAAGGCCGCGGAAGCCCTCAAGACCGCCGCCAACGAGAACATCACCAAGATCAAGACCCTTCTCACCGGTGGCAAGTCGTTCGCCGATGCGGCGAAGGAAGTCGGACTCACCGAGACCAAGGCGTTCACCGCGGTGACCAGCACCTACCGTCCGGACGGTGCGAGCGAGCCACAGAATCTCTTCGAGGCATCCCGCTATGCCGAACCCGGCACCATCGCCGACGTCATCACGGAATCCGACCGTGCGTTCATCCTCTACGTCGCCAAGCGCGAGGTGGTCAAGGAAGCGGATGCCGCCGGCCGCATCGACGGCGAGGTGCTGGCCGCGACCAACCGCAATGAAACGCAGGCCTTCAACGCATGGATCAACACCCGCATCGACGACGCCAAGGTCGAGCAGCTTTACAAGAACTGA
- the eboE gene encoding metabolite traffic protein EboE produces the protein MKFHQAHLSYCTNIHPAETWEKTREVLETHVLGVRDRLRAAGSLGSDEPFAIGLRLSAVAARELLEGNQLGAFKEWLEQTNTYVFTINGFPYGSFHGTRVKEQVFLPDWTDKARLDYTKNLFRILAVIAKPGTAASVSTLPGSHKTFDAADEPIQRHLIELARWLDELAAETGHDFHLGLEPEPLGHFENTAETLAFFEKLHDAAQDPEVIRRRIGLNYDACHFALEYDPAGWALDVLKAAGIRISKIHLSSALALDPGDPAALEAIRAFDEPVYFHQVLLRGGDGTVTRFADLPDFFSAVENGTVIPARFAEMRVHFHIPLDAEPAAPLRSTRDQTREVLAWKAENPEACGHFEIETYTWGVLPGGLQRPVEEQLAGEYGWVLENA, from the coding sequence ATGAAATTCCACCAAGCCCACCTCTCCTACTGCACGAACATCCACCCGGCCGAGACATGGGAGAAAACAAGGGAGGTGCTGGAAACCCACGTGCTCGGAGTGCGCGACCGCCTGCGGGCCGCGGGATCGCTGGGTTCGGACGAGCCGTTCGCCATCGGCCTGCGGCTTTCGGCGGTGGCGGCGCGGGAGCTGCTGGAAGGAAACCAGCTCGGCGCGTTCAAGGAGTGGCTGGAGCAAACCAACACCTATGTTTTCACCATCAACGGCTTCCCATACGGCAGCTTCCACGGGACCCGGGTGAAGGAGCAGGTCTTCCTCCCGGACTGGACGGACAAGGCCAGGCTGGATTACACCAAGAATCTTTTCCGCATCCTCGCGGTCATCGCGAAACCGGGGACGGCCGCCTCGGTCTCGACCCTGCCGGGTTCCCACAAGACATTCGACGCGGCGGACGAACCGATCCAGCGCCACCTCATCGAGCTGGCCCGCTGGCTGGACGAACTCGCGGCGGAGACCGGGCACGACTTCCACCTCGGGCTGGAGCCGGAGCCGCTGGGACATTTTGAAAACACGGCGGAAACGCTGGCGTTTTTCGAGAAGCTGCATGACGCGGCGCAGGACCCGGAGGTGATCCGCCGTCGCATCGGCCTGAACTACGATGCCTGCCATTTCGCGCTGGAATACGATCCGGCGGGCTGGGCGCTGGATGTCCTGAAAGCCGCGGGAATCCGGATTTCAAAGATCCACCTCTCGAGCGCGCTGGCTCTCGATCCGGGCGATCCGGCCGCGCTGGAGGCGATCCGCGCCTTCGATGAACCGGTTTATTTCCACCAGGTGCTGCTGCGCGGTGGCGACGGCACGGTGACACGGTTCGCCGATCTGCCGGACTTCTTCTCCGCCGTGGAAAACGGCACGGTGATCCCCGCCCGATTCGCCGAGATGCGCGTGCATTTCCACATCCCGCTCGACGCCGAACCCGCCGCGCCGCTGCGGTCCACCCGGGACCAGACGCGGGAGGTGCTGGCCTGGAAGGCGGAAAACCCGGAGGCCTGCGGACACTTCGAGATCGAAACCTACACCTGGGGCGTCCTGCCGGGCGGTCTCCAGCGGCCGGTGGAGGAGCAGCTCGCCGGAGAATACGGCTGGGTCCTGGAAAACGCTTGA
- a CDS encoding serine hydrolase domain-containing protein: MNRITRLILGVVLTGPLAAAPADVSADLAKFTRDGKVPALVAAAVLNGRIIATGATGVRKSGDKTAVTVGDKFHIGSCTKSMTGSLAAMLVADGKIKWSTTVEEIFPKMKIHEDFKKATLLQLCSNTGGVPGDMPPELWKKTVEDRDKSETSQRANLVRALLTSPPAYPPGSKNVYSNGGFTIAGAMLEKVGGMTYQELIRTRLFKPLKMDSAGFGATATSDKVDQPYGHILREGEPFPIPAGLDADNPPAITPAGRVHLSIVDFAKYANFHLGVADNPPLKADSLKFLHTIVPPSENYAVGWVVVQRPWAGGTALNHNGTNTMNFAVMWLAPDKKFAAVAACNIDSDLGSKACDDAVSFLIGKFLTSGN; encoded by the coding sequence ATGAACCGCATCACCCGTCTCATCCTCGGCGTCGTTCTCACCGGTCCTCTTGCCGCGGCACCTGCGGACGTTTCCGCCGATCTCGCGAAATTCACCAGGGACGGCAAGGTCCCCGCGCTGGTCGCGGCGGCGGTGCTGAATGGCAGGATCATCGCCACGGGAGCGACCGGTGTGCGGAAATCCGGCGACAAGACGGCCGTCACGGTCGGGGACAAGTTCCACATCGGCTCGTGCACCAAGTCCATGACCGGCTCGCTCGCCGCGATGCTGGTGGCGGATGGAAAGATCAAGTGGTCCACCACGGTGGAGGAGATTTTCCCCAAGATGAAGATCCATGAGGACTTCAAGAAAGCCACCCTTCTCCAGCTCTGCTCGAACACCGGCGGCGTGCCGGGCGACATGCCGCCGGAGTTATGGAAAAAGACCGTTGAGGATCGCGATAAATCGGAGACCTCGCAGCGCGCGAACCTCGTTCGTGCCCTGCTAACCAGTCCGCCCGCCTATCCGCCGGGGAGCAAGAATGTCTATTCCAACGGCGGCTTCACCATCGCGGGAGCCATGTTGGAGAAGGTCGGCGGGATGACCTATCAGGAACTCATCCGCACCCGCCTTTTCAAGCCGCTCAAGATGGACAGCGCCGGATTCGGAGCAACCGCCACTTCCGACAAGGTGGACCAGCCCTACGGCCACATCCTGCGCGAAGGCGAGCCGTTTCCCATCCCCGCCGGGCTCGATGCGGACAATCCTCCCGCCATCACCCCCGCCGGGCGGGTCCATCTCTCCATCGTCGATTTCGCGAAATATGCGAATTTCCATCTGGGCGTGGCGGACAATCCGCCGCTGAAGGCGGATTCCCTGAAGTTCCTCCACACCATCGTCCCGCCATCGGAAAACTACGCCGTCGGCTGGGTGGTGGTCCAGCGCCCGTGGGCCGGTGGCACCGCCCTCAACCACAACGGCACGAACACGATGAACTTCGCCGTGATGTGGCTGGCACCCGATAAGAAATTCGCCGCCGTCGCCGCCTGCAACATCGACTCCGACCTGGGTTCGAAGGCCTGCGATGACGCGGTGAGCTTCCTCATCGGAAAATTCCTCACCTCCGGAAACTGA